In the Methanothermobacter marburgensis str. Marburg genome, TTATATCGTCCAGTCCCTTAACCCCCGTACCTAACCTGGGTATAGCATCCATTTATTTACCCCCCTTAATCCATTCAGATACATTTATGAATTCAAATATGAGGTTTCCCTCTCTATACCATATGGAATTCGAATGTGAGGTTCTCGTCCCTGCTCCTCAGCGTTGAGGTCTGTATGACGCTTCCCTTGATGCCGGTCCAGGTGAAGCTCCTCATCAGCATGGCCCTGAATATGAGTGAGAAGATGGGATTCTGACGTGCCTCATTGATCCAGGGAAACGTTTTAAATTCAAGTACATGCCGTGACTTCTCCTTTCGGAGTGTGGTCTCGATTCCAAGGTTCCCGAGAAACCCTGAAAGCCACTTTATATATGCATTGAAAACCCTCTCGGGCGCCCTACCTGACCTGATATCCTCAACAACCCCCAGCTTCTCCATCATCCTCTGGAAGTTGGGTTTGAGGTTCTTCTCAAACCTGTCTGCAAAGTTCTTTATGATGGCATTTCTGAGCTGTGGGGGGATTGAAGATGCAAAGACTGGCACAGCCGAAACAACGAATCCATAAAGCTGGGCCTTTGACCTCTCACGGATGAGTTCCTCCCTCCTCTTCTCAGCCTCCACCCTATCTGTGATATCGTGTCCTATTATCTGGAGGAGGTTCTTCTCGGTTGTTGTCTCAATGTGGTGGAGTGTATCTCAAAATGATGCTTTTTCCCCCTCACATCAACAAATTCGATTTCAAAGGTTTTGTGCTCATGGTTCATGAGGTTAAGAATCTTCTCAAGGACCTCCCTTGATAGGAAACCCTTCCTCTCGAGGATGGAAAGTTTCTTACCCCTTAGCTTCTTTCTATCAAGCCCTGTTAACTCCTCTACGTTTCTGTTTGCAAAGAGTATCCTTGAGTCAGAGTCCAGGAGGATTATGGGGTCGGGTGATGTTTCAAGGAGTGCCCTGTACCGTTCCTCACTTTCGCGGAGTTTACTGTCCATTCTGTGTTTATATAGGGCCACCTCGATTGCACTGTGAAGCTCACGGTCCTCAAAGGGCTTTATTATATACCCGAAGGGCCCTGTGAGTTTCGCACGGCTCAGGGTCTTTTCATCAGAGTATGCTGTAAGGTAAACAACGGGTATATTCATCTCCTCTCTTATGACCTCTGCCGCCTCTATCCCGTCCATTTCACCCTTAAGCACTATATCCATGAGTATAAGGTCAGGTTTCTCCTCACGGGCAAGTTTTATTGCCTCCTCACCTGAGGCTGCCATGCCAACCACACGGTAGCCGAGGCCCTCGGCCCGGTGCTTGATGTCCATGGCCACTATACTCTCATCTTCCACAACGAGCAAACTTGTAGGCGACATTCAATCCTCCCTGGATATCATCCATCCCCCGCATTAAGGTTCACACAGTCAATAAGTATTATGTAAGGGTCACTATAAATAATTTGCTGGAAAATTCCGTTATCACCCCATAAAACACTTCCGAACTGCAGAAAACCCTATGGGGGGGATTCAGCCATTATCACCCCTTCTGAAGTGTCTGTATATTCTCTCTGCCACCGGGCGGTTCATGCCCCTTACCGCTGCAAGTTCCTCCACACTGGCATTCCCTATACCCTCAACACTTCCAAAGTGCTCCAGGAGGGCCCTCTTCCTCCTGGGACCAACACCCCTTATACCGTCAAGTTCTGACTCAAGGGATTTTCTGTCCCTGATCCTCCGGTGGTATTCAACTGCAAACCTGTGGGCCTCGTCACGGAGGTGCCTGAGCAGCTGAAGGGCGCCATCTGACACCTCAACTGGCTCTGAAAGGCCCGGAAGGTATACATCCTCCTCCCTCTTTGCTATACCCACAAGAGGCAGATCCACACCACATGACCTGAGGGCATCCAGTGCTGCTGAGAGCTGCCCCTTACCCCCGTCAATCAGTACAAGGTCCGGTTTTTCAGTTTCATCACCGGAGTACCTCCTCATGACGAGTTCCCTCATCATGGCATAGTCATCCGGGCCCATGGTCCTTATACGGTAGCGGCGGTACATTCCAGGGGCGGGTTTACCATCCAGGAAGACGGCGACTGAACCTGTTGCGTGTTCACCACCAATATTGGATATGTCAAGGCCCTCAATCCGTCTGGGAATGGAGGGGAGCTTGAGTTCACCCTTAAGTTCAAGGAGCGCATCCTTCACCTTACCCTTCTGTTGGAGGATGACGGAGGCGTTCTTCCAGGCGATGTTCAGGAGTCTCCTGCCTGAGCCCCCCTCTGGTGAATGTATCCTGACCTCACCACCCCTGAGCTCAGAGAGCCACTCTGCTATGACCTCATCCCCTACCGGGTACTGCACCAGGATCTCTGAGGGGATATAACGGGGGATTGCATAATACTGCTTGAGGAAGGACTCAAGGATCTCCCTCCTATCTGCTGAGCCCCTCAGCATGAAGTCGTCCTTCCCTGTGATCTTACCGTCACGGATCTGCAGAACCACAACGACGGAGTTATCACCACTTGTCTCCAGGGCCACTATGTCCTGGTCAATGGAGTCTGTGAAGGCCGCATACTGCCTCTCCATAACCTCACGTATTGATTCAATCTGGTCCCGGATAACCGCGGCCCTCTCGAATTCCAGCTTTTCTGAGGCATCGCGCATCTCAGCCTCAAGAGCCTCAATAACCTCCCGGTACCGGCCCTGGAAGAAGAGGTCAACCCTTTCGATGATCTCAAGGTAGTCCTCCCTGCTTATCCCACCATCGCAGGGGGCATGGCAGAGGTCTATCTGGCTGTTGAGGCAGGGCCCATCCATCCTTCTGCAGCTTCTGATTTTGAAGAGGGACTTTATGAACTTCAGGGTCTTCCTCACGGAACCGGTATCGGTGAATGGCCCGTAATACCTTGCACTGTCGCCCCCGATGGTCCTTGTTATGATTACGCGGGGGTATTCCTCATCTGTTATCTTTATGAATGGGTACCTCTTATCATCCTTGAGGCGGACGTTGTAGGGGGGCCTGTACCTCTTTATTAGGTTGGATTCAAGGATGAGGGCCTCCTTTTCATTCTCTGTGAGGATGTACTCTATGCTGTCAAGGTGCCTCATCATTACCCTGAGGCGGGGGTTCTCGTGTTCCCTGAAGTAGGATGCGACCCTCTTCCTTATTGAGACCGATTTTCCAACGTAGAGGACCCTGTCGTTTTCATCACGGAATATGTAAACGCCTGTCCTGTCTGGAAGTTTCCCTGGATCCCTTACCCTTGTCAACGTATCATCCCTTTAACATTCTAAAAGTGCATCTGTATACCGGCTATCGTCCCTTCTAACTGCAGGGGTATACCGTCGATGTATCATTCCTTTAACATCCTAAGACTGCAGATGTATACTTGATGTATCACTCTTCTAACTGCAAAGGTATATATAATGTGACCTGAAAATATATTTTCACCATAAATCGAGTTTCTCATTTTAAGTGATTTGTGATGAAATTTAAACTGGTATCAGATTACAGACCCCTCGGGGATCAGCCAAAGGCGATAAGGTCCCTCGTTGAGGGTATAAACGCGGGGATGAGGGAACAGACCCTTCTGGGGGTCACAGGGTCAGGTAAGACCTTCACCATCGCCAATGTCATCGAGGAGGTCCAGAAACCAACGCTGGTCATATCCCACAACAAGACACTGGCTGCGCAGCTCTACGAGGAGTTCAGGGAGTTCTTCCCTGATAACGCGGTGGAGTACTTCGTGAGCTACTATGACTTCTACCAGCCAGAGGCCTACATACCACAGACAGACACCTACATAGACAAGGAGGCCTCAATAAACGATGAGATAGACCGGATGAGACACTCGGCCACCCAGGCACTCCTATCCAGGGACGACGTTATAGTGGTATCCAGTGTATCCTGCATCTACGGCATAGGGGCCCCCGCAGATTACGGTGAGTTCACCCTCCACCTTGAGGTGGGCTCCTCCATAGGGAGGGAGGAGATCCTCTCAAGCCTTGTCAGCATGCAGTACGAGAGGAACGACGTGGAATTCGACAGGGGCCAGTTCAGGGTCCGCGGCGACACCATAGAGATAAACCCCATCCACGGAACACCACCAATCAGGATAGAGCTGTTCGGGGACGAGGTGGACTCCATATCAACCGTCCACAGGGTAACAGGTAAGAGGCTCCAGAAACTGGACCGCATAACGGTATTCCCTGCCAAGCACTTCGTGATCCCTGAGGACAGACTCCAGAGGGCCATAGAGTCGATAGAGGAGGAACTTGAGGATCGACTAAGGGAACTCAGGGCCCAGAATAAACTCCTTGAGGCCCAGCGCCTGGAGCAGAGGACGAGATTTGATATTGAAATGCTGCGGGAGATGGGATACTGCCAGGGCATAGAGAACTACTCAATGCACCTCAGCGGCAGGAAGTGGGGTGAGAAACCCAACACCCTCCTTGACTACTTCCCCGATGACTTCCTGACGGTCATTGACGAATCACATGTGACCGTCCCCCAGATAAGGGGCATGTACAATGGTGACCGGGCAAGGAAGGAGACACTCGTTGAGTACGGCTTCAGACTCCCCAGTGCAAAGGAGAACCGTCCGCTACGCTTCGACGAATTCCAGGAGAGCATAAACCAGGTGATCTATGTATCTGCAACCCCGGGTAAATATGAGCTCTCCAGGAGCCAGAACATCGTTGAACAGATCATAAGGCCCACTGGCCTCGTGGACCCGGAGGTCAGGATCCGGCCTGTTAAGGGACAGGTTGACGACCTCCTCTCTGAGATAAGAAGGAGGGTTGAACTTGGCCAGAGGGTTCTCGTAACCACCCTCACCAAGAGGATGGCAGAGGACCTCACCGACTATTATTCACGGGTTGGTGTGAGGGTGAGGTACCTCCACTCAGAGATAGATACCCTTGAGCGTGTTGAGATCATAGACGACCTCAGACGTGGCGAATTCGACTGCCTGGTGGGTGTGAACCTCCTCAGGGAGGGCCTGGACCTACCGGAGGTTTCACTGGTGGCGATCCTCGACGCCGACAGGGAGGGCTTCCTCAGATCAGAGACCTCCCTCATACAGACAATCGGGAGGGCCGCCAGGAACGTCAACGGCCAGGTGCTGATATACGCCGACAGACTCACAGATGCGGTGAAAGCAGCGGTTGAGACCACCAACAGGCGAAGAAAGCTCCAGATGGAGTACAACCGCAGGCACGGTATAAAGCCAAGGAGCACAAGAAGGACCCTCAGGGAGAAGAAGGAGAAAGAGGAGATTAAGGCTGAGGAGATACCCCGGGATGAACTTGAAGTCATAATAAAGGACCTTGAGGCCGAGATGCGTGAGGCCGCAAGGAACCTGGAATTCGAGAGGGCCGCGAGACTCAGGGACCAGATAATGTCCCTTAAGGGGTCCTCATCAAAATAAAACCGAACTTTATATGAATAAGTGGAGATTCTGAGAGTTATGAGTGGAAAGATAGTTATTAAGGGTGCAAGGGAACACAACCTCCAGAACATTGACCTTGAACTCCCAAGGGATAAATTCATCGTTATAACAGGTATAAGCGGGTCAGGGAAGTCCTCCCTGGCCTTTGACACCATATACGCTGAGGGCCAGCGGAGATACGTTGAGTCCCTCTCAGCCTATGCAAGGCAGTTCCTGGGGCAGATGAAGAAGCCCGAGGTGGACTACATAGAGGGCCTCTCCCCTGCGATATCCATAGACCAGAAGACCACGAGGGTCAACCCCCGTTCAACCGTGGGGACCATAACAGAGATCTACGACTACCTCCGGCTCCTCTTTGCAAGGATAGGTAAACCCCACTGCTACCTCTGCGGAAGGGAGATAGAGCAGCAGACATCAACCCAGATAGTGGACCGTATAATGGAGGACGATGAGGGCACAAGGATCATCATACTGGCACCGGTGGTGAGGGACAGGAAGGGCGAGCACCAGAGGGTTTTTGAGAGGCTCAGGGAACAGGGATTCGTAAGGGTCAGGGTTGATGGTGAAATAAGGGACCTTGACGAGGAATTCAATCTTGACAGAAACCGGAAACACTCGGTTGATGTGGTGGTGGACCGCCTTGCTGTTAGAAAGGACACTGAATTCAGGAAGAGGCTCGCGGACTCTGTTGAAACAGCCCTGGAGATGGGTGAGGGTACACTCCGGGTTCTCTACCATGACACCGGCCATGAGAGGGTCTACAGTGAACACTTCGCCTGCCCTGACTGCGGCATAAACTTTGAGGAGATAAGCCCGAGGATGTTCTCATTCAACAGCCCCCATGGGGCATGTCCAGAGTGCAATGGGCTTGGAAGCAAACTTGAGATCGACCCTGACCTCGTCGTACCCTACCCTGAGCGATCCATAAATGAGGGGGCCATAGTCCCATGGAGCAGGTCAGGTAAGAGGGACAACTACTACCACCAGATGCTGAGGGCTGTTGCAGAGCACTACGGCTTCAGCCTGGACACCCCCTTCGGTGAACTGGACGAGGAACACAGGAGGGCCATCCTCTACGGGACAGATGAGAAGATCCAGTTCGTATTCCAGCGTAAAAACAGAACCTACCGTGCTAACAGGCGCTTCGAGGGTGTTATACCCAGGATGGAAAGGATCTACATGGAGACCAAGTCCAACTACATGAGGACCTACATAGGTAAATTCATGAGCAACCATGCATGCCCGGTCTGTAAGGGGAGCAGGTTGAGACCGGAGAGTCTCTCGGTCACTGTGGGTGGAAAATCAATACATGATGTTGTTGAAATGTCGGTTAGCGAGGCCCACAGCTTCTTTGAGGGCCTTGAACTCACCGGGAGGGAGGAGTACATCGCAAGGGAGATACTCAAGGAGATACGTGAGAGGCTACGGTTTCTGATTGACGTGGGCCTGGACTACCTTACACTTTCAAGGTCCTCAGGCACACTCTCAGGTGGCGAGGCCCAGAGGATAAGGCTTGCAACCCAGATTGGATCGGGCCTCGTGGGGGTACTCTACATCCTGGACGAGCCCAGCATAGGCCTCCACCAGCGGGATAACATGAGGCTGATTGAGACACTCAAGAGACTCAGGGACCTGGGGAACACCCTGATAGTGGTTGAACACGACGAGGAAACCATACTCTCCGCTGACCACGTGGTTGACATTGGACCCGGTGCCGGGGAACACGGTGGACACGTGGTTGCAGAGGGGACACCCCAGGAGATAATGGAGGACCCGGCATCCCTCACAGGGGCGTATCTATCGGGCCGGGAAACAATACCTGTACCCAAATTCAGGAGGGCTCATTCAGGGAAGTACCTCACGGTGAGGGGGGCCAGGGCCAACAACCTCAAGGACATCGATGTGAGGATCCCCCTGGGTGTCTTCACCTGCGTCACCGGCGTATCAGGTTCAGGTAAGAGTACACTGGTCAACGAGATACTCTACAGGGGGGTCTATGAGAGGCTCCACCATAAGCACATGAATGCAGGTGAGCACACCGACATCGAGGGCCTTGAGCACATCGACAAGGTTGTGATGATAGACCAGTCACCAATCGGTAGAACACCAAGATCAAACCCCGCCACCTATACAGGTGTATTCACCCATATAAGGGAACTCTTCGCCCAGACCCCCGAGGCAAAGAAGAGGGGCTACAGGCCAGGCAGGTTCAGTTTCAACGTCAAGGGGGGCCGCTGCGAGGCCTGCAGTGGTGACGGGATAATCAAAATAGAGATGCACTTCCTTGCAGACGTCTATGTCCCATGCGAGGTCTGCAGGGGAAGGAGGTACAATGAGGAGACCCTTGAGGTAAGATACAGGGGTAAGAACATAGCAGAGGTCCTTGATATGACCGTGGAGGAGGCCCTCGAGTTCTTTGAGAGCATACCCCAGGTGAGGAAGAAGCTGCAGACACTCTATGACGTGGGCCTTGGCTACATAAAGCTGGGTCAGCCAGCCACAACACTATCAGGTGGTGAGGCCCAGAGGGTCAAACTGGCAAAGGAACTTGGGAGGAAGAGCACCGGAAAAACGCTCTACATCCTTGATGAGCCAACCACAGGACTCCACTTCGATGACATCAAGAAACTCCTCAATGTCCTGGGAAGGCTTGTGGACGCAGGTAACACAGCCGTTGTGATAGAACACAACCTTGATGTTATAAAGTCTGCGGACCACATCATAGACCTTGGACCTGAGGGAGGTGACAGGGGAGGCCTTGTGGTTGCTGAGGGTACACCAGAGGAGGTTGCTAACTCAGGAACGCACACTGGCAGATTCCTCAGGGACGTCCTCAGCGGGGTGCAGAATGAGAGTGTCCCCGTGGGACAGGACACCGGAAAGTAGCGGGTTTGCCTGCTCTCAGTGATCAGTTTCCCGGTTAATTCTTCACCGGGTCTTTTTTAAACCACATACCCCTTCCATATTCTTTATCGTAAGATAAAGGTGTTTTACTCTACTTATTGTAAGATAAAAGTGTTTCACTCCACTCCTTTAAAGGAAATTTTTTATATGATCATCCCCATAAATTTTATGTGGTTATCATGAAATACCGTGAAGACCTTCTGATGATGATTGCAGCGGCAGTTATGATGTTATCCTTCAACTGGATACATGGAATTTTTCTGATTTTACCTCTCATCGCAATCCCAAAACCCTCAGGAAGGGTAATTAAATGGGCTCTTTTTGCTTTTGCAGTATTCACGGCTTTACTCATAATTCAGCCAATGACACGCGCAGTTGGATTCAACATATCAGATGAACTCTTCAGGATAGTCCTCCTGATGCTCTTCACAGTAATGATCGCACTACTCATTGAGAGGATTGAGAAGGTCCGCTCCCTAAGAGAACTGAACAGGGAACTGGCAAAAAAGGCCGCAGAACTTGAGGATGCCAATAAGGAACTGGAGGCATTTGCATACTCAGTCTCACATGACCTCCGCGTCCCTTTAAGGGCCATCGACGGGTTCTCAAGGATACTTGTTGAGGACTATGAGGATAAACTTGATGATGATGGTCTCAGGGTCATTGGAATAATCAGGGAGAACACAAAGAAGATGGGGCAGCTCATCGACGACATCCTCCTCCTATCAAGGGCTGGAAGGCAGGAGATTAACCCTGTGACTCTGGACATGAGGGAACTTGCAGAGTCAACCTACCGGGAACTTGCCTCACAGGAGGAGGGAAGGGTCATAGAGTTTTCGGTGGAGGACCTCCCCCCTGCAATGGCAGACAGGGTCCTAATGGGGCAGGTGATGGGTAACCTCCTCTCAAACGCCATAAAATTCACAAGGGACAGGAACCCAGCAAGGATTGAGGTGGGATACATGGACGGGGGCGATGAGCACATCTACTATGTCAGGGATAACGGGGCAGGATTTGACATGAAGTATGTGGGAAAACTCTTTGGACTCTTCCAGAGACTCCACAGTCAGGAGGAATTTGAGGGAACCGGCGTGGGCCTCTCAATAGTCCAGAGGATAATAAAGAGGCATGGAGGAAGAGTCTGGGGTGAAGGTGAGGTTGATGCCGGCGCAACAATATACTTCACATTACCAAAGGCGGTGGGATAATGACAGATACAGATATACTCCTTGTTGAGGACAACCCGACAGACGCTGAACTGACAATAAGGGCACTGAAGAAAAACAACCTTGCAAACAAGCTCCACTGGGTCAAGGATGGTGCAGAGGCCCTTGACTACATATTTGCAAGGGGATCCTACTCTGAGAGGGACCCTGATAATCTCCCGAAGCTCATACTCCTTGACCTCAGGATGCCCAAGGTTGATGGGCTTGAGGTTCTCCAGGAGATTAAGAGAAATGAAAGCACATCCAGAATCCCGGTGGTGGTTTTGACTTCATCCAAGGAGGACCGGGATATAGTTGAGAGCTACAAGCTTGGGGTTAACAGCTACGTGAGCAAACCCGTGGAATTCGATGAATTCATAAACGCGGTTTCAACCCTGGGATTCTACTGGATGATCATAAATCAGCCACCTGAGTAGTTCGCATGGTGTATATTCAGAGGATTTCCAATGTCAGAAAAGGTTAAGGTGCTGATCCTTGAGGACGTCCCCCTTGACGCTGAACTTGTCATAAGGGAGCTTGAGAGGGATGGTATAGACTTCCAACATCTCACAGTTGACAGTGAGGACTCCTTCAGAAGGGCCCTTGAGGAATTCCAGCCAGACATCATCCTGGCCGACCATGCCCTCCCCGACTTTGACGGTGTATCAGCCCTGAGGATAGTGAGGGAGAGAGATAATATCCCCTTCATATTCGTGAGTGGAAAGATTGGGGAGGAATTTGCCGTTGAGATGCTGAAGGCGGGGGCAACAGATTACGTACTCAAAAATAACCTTTCAAAGTTACCCCTGGCTTTCAGGAGGGCCCTTCAGGAAGCAGAAGAGGAGAGAAAGGTCCGGGAGGCTCAGAGGGCCCTTGAAGAGAGTGAAAGGAAATATAGGGCCCTCTTTGAGAAATCAGGTAACCCAATATTAATATGTTCACCCGAAGGCACAATACTTGACGTTAACCCTGCTGCAGCGGGATTCCTCAAATCATTTGCTGATGATATAACCGGCAGAAACATCAGTGAATGGATCAGTGAGGAGGACTTTAAAAGGCTCATGGGGGACTGCGAGGGTGGCCCTATGAAGTTCACAGTGGGTCTACGGGGCCGCACCCTCGACGTATCCGTAACAGCGGTTGAGGTGGATGATGAAAAGCTTATTTACTTGATGGGCAAGGATATCACGGTCCAGAAGAGGATTGAAAAGGAACTTAAGGCCAGCAAGGAGGAGTACAGGGTAATATTTGAGAATACAGGTACCCTCACAATTATCTGTGGCAGTGATATGGTGATAGAGCTTGCAAACAGTGCCTTTGAAAGGTTTTCTGGTTACAGCAAGGGGGAAATACAGGGTTACATGAAGCTCACGGACTTTGTGGATCCCTCTGATGCAGGGCGTATAGAGGCATACCACAGACTAATGTCAGTTAACCCTGATGCCATACCGAAGAACTTTGAGCTCACACTCAAAAACAGGAGGGGTGAGGAGAGGAACTTCTTTGCAACGACGGTTACCATCCCTGGGAGCAAGAAGTGCCTTCTATCCCTCATGGATATAACCCATAAGAAGTCGGTTGAGAAGCGCCTTCGAGAATCCCTTAAGGAGAAGGAGCTGCTCCTCAGGGAGATACACCACAGGGTCAAGAACAACCTCCAGATAATATCAACCCTCCTGATGCTGCAGGCATCCATCACAGGGGACCCCCGACTGCGGGAACTCTACATGGACAGCCAGCACAGGATAGAGGCCATATCGCTCATACATGAAAAGCTCTACGAGTCAAGGGACCTATCACGGGTCAACCTCAGGGACTACATCAAGACACTTCTCAGTGACCTCCTTGACTCATACGGTGCAGATAGAAGTGAGATAGATGTGAGAATCCGCGTGGATGATGTGATGCTTAACATCGAAACAGCAATTCCCTGTGGCCTCATAATAAATGAACTTGTAACCAACAGTATAAAGTACGCATTCCCTGATGATGGAGGCGAAATTACCGTGGAGGTTCACAGAAATGGTGGCCGTTACACCCTCATCGTTTCAGATAACGGTGTGGGCCTGCCAGAGGACCTTGACCTTGAGAATATCAGCACCCTGGGTCTAAGGATTGTGAGAAACCTTGTGGATCAGATAAATGGTGAACTCAAGATAGAGAGGCCCGCCAGGTTCACGGTGAAATTCCGTGAGGTTGAGTACAGTAAGAGGTTTTAGGTTCAGGATGACTATCAGATTCCGGTAACAATTCATCCTTCAAATCAGGTACAGTAAGAGGTTCAGGTTTAAATGATTATCAGGTCCCGGTAATTCATCCTTCAAATCAGGTACAGTAAGTGGTTTCAGGTTCCAGATGTGCTTGCTTTTAAACTGCCACAGGCGGCTTAAAGGTCAGATTTCACATCAAATTTTAAGTTTCAGTGATTCCAGAATGACTGAGGATCATCTGAATTAAAAAGATCTTGGGGAGATTTTATGGCAAGAATTCTTGTTGTTGAGGACGAGGCCATAGTGGCAATGGGTATAAGACACAAACTTGAGACAATGGGCCATGAGGTGGTGGATACCGTCTCAACAGGCAGGGACGCCATAAGGGCAAGTAAGATACATGAACCAGACCTTGTCCTCATGGATATAGTTCTCAAGGGTGAAATGGACGGAATAGAGGCCGCAAAGGAGATAAGGGACCGCTTCAACATCCCCATAATCTACCTCACAGCCTACGCCGATGAGGAGATGCTGGCACGTGCAAAGATAACAGAGCCCTACGGGTACATTGTGAAACCCTTCAAATCGTCTGAACTCAACGCCAACATTGAGATGGCGATATACCGGCACAGGTCT is a window encoding:
- a CDS encoding methanogen output domain 1-containing protein; the protein is MEAEKRREELIRERSKAQLYGFVVSAVPVFASSIPPQLRNAIIKNFADRFEKNLKPNFQRMMEKLGVVEDIRSGRAPERVFNAYIKWLSGFLGNLGIETTLRKEKSRHVLEFKTFPWINEARQNPIFSLIFRAMLMRSFTWTGIKGSVIQTSTLRSRDENLTFEFHMV
- a CDS encoding ATP-binding response regulator, with product MSPTSLLVVEDESIVAMDIKHRAEGLGYRVVGMAASGEEAIKLAREEKPDLILMDIVLKGEMDGIEAAEVIREEMNIPVVYLTAYSDEKTLSRAKLTGPFGYIIKPFEDRELHSAIEVALYKHRMDSKLRESEERYRALLETSPDPIILLDSDSRILFANRNVEELTGLDRKKLRGKKLSILERKGFLSREVLEKILNLMNHEHKTFEIEFVDVRGKKHHFEIHSTTLRQQPRRTSSR
- the uvrC gene encoding excinuclease ABC subunit UvrC; this encodes MTRVRDPGKLPDRTGVYIFRDENDRVLYVGKSVSIRKRVASYFREHENPRLRVMMRHLDSIEYILTENEKEALILESNLIKRYRPPYNVRLKDDKRYPFIKITDEEYPRVIITRTIGGDSARYYGPFTDTGSVRKTLKFIKSLFKIRSCRRMDGPCLNSQIDLCHAPCDGGISREDYLEIIERVDLFFQGRYREVIEALEAEMRDASEKLEFERAAVIRDQIESIREVMERQYAAFTDSIDQDIVALETSGDNSVVVVLQIRDGKITGKDDFMLRGSADRREILESFLKQYYAIPRYIPSEILVQYPVGDEVIAEWLSELRGGEVRIHSPEGGSGRRLLNIAWKNASVILQQKGKVKDALLELKGELKLPSIPRRIEGLDISNIGGEHATGSVAVFLDGKPAPGMYRRYRIRTMGPDDYAMMRELVMRRYSGDETEKPDLVLIDGGKGQLSAALDALRSCGVDLPLVGIAKREEDVYLPGLSEPVEVSDGALQLLRHLRDEAHRFAVEYHRRIRDRKSLESELDGIRGVGPRRKRALLEHFGSVEGIGNASVEELAAVRGMNRPVAERIYRHFRRGDNG
- the uvrB gene encoding excinuclease ABC subunit UvrB; this translates as MMKFKLVSDYRPLGDQPKAIRSLVEGINAGMREQTLLGVTGSGKTFTIANVIEEVQKPTLVISHNKTLAAQLYEEFREFFPDNAVEYFVSYYDFYQPEAYIPQTDTYIDKEASINDEIDRMRHSATQALLSRDDVIVVSSVSCIYGIGAPADYGEFTLHLEVGSSIGREEILSSLVSMQYERNDVEFDRGQFRVRGDTIEINPIHGTPPIRIELFGDEVDSISTVHRVTGKRLQKLDRITVFPAKHFVIPEDRLQRAIESIEEELEDRLRELRAQNKLLEAQRLEQRTRFDIEMLREMGYCQGIENYSMHLSGRKWGEKPNTLLDYFPDDFLTVIDESHVTVPQIRGMYNGDRARKETLVEYGFRLPSAKENRPLRFDEFQESINQVIYVSATPGKYELSRSQNIVEQIIRPTGLVDPEVRIRPVKGQVDDLLSEIRRRVELGQRVLVTTLTKRMAEDLTDYYSRVGVRVRYLHSEIDTLERVEIIDDLRRGEFDCLVGVNLLREGLDLPEVSLVAILDADREGFLRSETSLIQTIGRAARNVNGQVLIYADRLTDAVKAAVETTNRRRKLQMEYNRRHGIKPRSTRRTLREKKEKEEIKAEEIPRDELEVIIKDLEAEMREAARNLEFERAARLRDQIMSLKGSSSK
- the uvrA gene encoding excinuclease ABC subunit UvrA translates to MSGKIVIKGAREHNLQNIDLELPRDKFIVITGISGSGKSSLAFDTIYAEGQRRYVESLSAYARQFLGQMKKPEVDYIEGLSPAISIDQKTTRVNPRSTVGTITEIYDYLRLLFARIGKPHCYLCGREIEQQTSTQIVDRIMEDDEGTRIIILAPVVRDRKGEHQRVFERLREQGFVRVRVDGEIRDLDEEFNLDRNRKHSVDVVVDRLAVRKDTEFRKRLADSVETALEMGEGTLRVLYHDTGHERVYSEHFACPDCGINFEEISPRMFSFNSPHGACPECNGLGSKLEIDPDLVVPYPERSINEGAIVPWSRSGKRDNYYHQMLRAVAEHYGFSLDTPFGELDEEHRRAILYGTDEKIQFVFQRKNRTYRANRRFEGVIPRMERIYMETKSNYMRTYIGKFMSNHACPVCKGSRLRPESLSVTVGGKSIHDVVEMSVSEAHSFFEGLELTGREEYIAREILKEIRERLRFLIDVGLDYLTLSRSSGTLSGGEAQRIRLATQIGSGLVGVLYILDEPSIGLHQRDNMRLIETLKRLRDLGNTLIVVEHDEETILSADHVVDIGPGAGEHGGHVVAEGTPQEIMEDPASLTGAYLSGRETIPVPKFRRAHSGKYLTVRGARANNLKDIDVRIPLGVFTCVTGVSGSGKSTLVNEILYRGVYERLHHKHMNAGEHTDIEGLEHIDKVVMIDQSPIGRTPRSNPATYTGVFTHIRELFAQTPEAKKRGYRPGRFSFNVKGGRCEACSGDGIIKIEMHFLADVYVPCEVCRGRRYNEETLEVRYRGKNIAEVLDMTVEEALEFFESIPQVRKKLQTLYDVGLGYIKLGQPATTLSGGEAQRVKLAKELGRKSTGKTLYILDEPTTGLHFDDIKKLLNVLGRLVDAGNTAVVIEHNLDVIKSADHIIDLGPEGGDRGGLVVAEGTPEEVANSGTHTGRFLRDVLSGVQNESVPVGQDTGK
- a CDS encoding sensor histidine kinase, whose protein sequence is MKYREDLLMMIAAAVMMLSFNWIHGIFLILPLIAIPKPSGRVIKWALFAFAVFTALLIIQPMTRAVGFNISDELFRIVLLMLFTVMIALLIERIEKVRSLRELNRELAKKAAELEDANKELEAFAYSVSHDLRVPLRAIDGFSRILVEDYEDKLDDDGLRVIGIIRENTKKMGQLIDDILLLSRAGRQEINPVTLDMRELAESTYRELASQEEGRVIEFSVEDLPPAMADRVLMGQVMGNLLSNAIKFTRDRNPARIEVGYMDGGDEHIYYVRDNGAGFDMKYVGKLFGLFQRLHSQEEFEGTGVGLSIVQRIIKRHGGRVWGEGEVDAGATIYFTLPKAVG
- a CDS encoding response regulator, with amino-acid sequence MTDTDILLVEDNPTDAELTIRALKKNNLANKLHWVKDGAEALDYIFARGSYSERDPDNLPKLILLDLRMPKVDGLEVLQEIKRNESTSRIPVVVLTSSKEDRDIVESYKLGVNSYVSKPVEFDEFINAVSTLGFYWMIINQPPE